Proteins encoded in a region of the Salminus brasiliensis chromosome 2, fSalBra1.hap2, whole genome shotgun sequence genome:
- the alkbh3 gene encoding alpha-ketoglutarate-dependent dioxygenase alkB homolog 3 isoform X1, producing the protein MGDKRQRARVQGSWAKPLGKPAHSVAGRQPVPGSWNAGPRAYEFHQPADPVRVIPVEKVIEEAGDYEISQGPTGVSRLRLLPGFLPLEEADWMFATLLAELPWSQKTNYRTMGEAYEEPRLTCWYGELPYTYSRSTMEANPQWHPVLTTLHQAIERETSRTFNSLLCNLYRDGKDSIAWHSDDEASLGPRPTIASLSLGDTRVFSLRKKPPPEEKGDYTYTEKLRIPLSHGTLLIMEGCTQEDWQHQVAKEYHDRGPRINLTFRTIYPEHPSKR; encoded by the exons ATGGGTGACAAACGTCAGAGAGCGAGGGTGCAGGGCTCCTGGGCCAAACCTTTGGGGAAACCAGCACATTCAG TAGCAGGTAGGCAACCAGTGCCCGGGTCATGGAATGCTGGGCCAAGAGCGTACGAGTTCCATCAACCGGCTGAT CCTGTCAGAGTGATACCTGTGGAAAAGGTGATAGA AGAGGCTGGGGACTATGAGATCAGCCAAGGTCCCACAGGAGTGTCCAG ACTGCGGCTTCTTCCTGGGTTTCTTCCACTGGAAGAGGCTGACTGGATGTTCGCTACACTGCTGGCTGAGCTGCCATGGTCACAGAAGACCAATTATAGGACAATGG GTGAAGCATACGAGGAACCCAGGCTGACCTGCTGGTATGGAGAACTACCTTACACATATTCTCGCTCCACGATGGAAGCTAACCCTCAG TGGCATCCTGTCCTCACAACCCTGCATCAGGCAATTGAGAGGGAGACCTCTCGCACCTTTAACTCATTACTGTGTAACTTGTACCGTGATGGAAAGGACAGCATTGCGTGGCACAGTGATGACGAAGCCTCTTTAGGCCCTCGCCCCACCATCGCCTCCCTCAGTCTAGGGGACACGCGAGTCTTTAGCCTCCGGAAGAAGCCACCTCCA GAGGAGAAAGGGGATTACACATATACAGAGAAACTAAGGATACCACTGAGTCATGGGACACTCCTCATCATGGAGGGATGTACTCAAGAAGACTGGCAG CATCAGGTGGCGAAGGAGTACCACGACAGAGGTCCTAGGATAAACCTGACCTTCCGTACTATCTACCCAGAACATCCCTCCAAGAGAtga
- the alkbh3 gene encoding alpha-ketoglutarate-dependent dioxygenase alkB homolog 3 isoform X2: MGDKRQRARVQGSWAKPLGKPAHSAGRQPVPGSWNAGPRAYEFHQPADPVRVIPVEKVIEEAGDYEISQGPTGVSRLRLLPGFLPLEEADWMFATLLAELPWSQKTNYRTMGEAYEEPRLTCWYGELPYTYSRSTMEANPQWHPVLTTLHQAIERETSRTFNSLLCNLYRDGKDSIAWHSDDEASLGPRPTIASLSLGDTRVFSLRKKPPPEEKGDYTYTEKLRIPLSHGTLLIMEGCTQEDWQHQVAKEYHDRGPRINLTFRTIYPEHPSKR; this comes from the exons ATGGGTGACAAACGTCAGAGAGCGAGGGTGCAGGGCTCCTGGGCCAAACCTTTGGGGAAACCAGCACATTCAG CAGGTAGGCAACCAGTGCCCGGGTCATGGAATGCTGGGCCAAGAGCGTACGAGTTCCATCAACCGGCTGAT CCTGTCAGAGTGATACCTGTGGAAAAGGTGATAGA AGAGGCTGGGGACTATGAGATCAGCCAAGGTCCCACAGGAGTGTCCAG ACTGCGGCTTCTTCCTGGGTTTCTTCCACTGGAAGAGGCTGACTGGATGTTCGCTACACTGCTGGCTGAGCTGCCATGGTCACAGAAGACCAATTATAGGACAATGG GTGAAGCATACGAGGAACCCAGGCTGACCTGCTGGTATGGAGAACTACCTTACACATATTCTCGCTCCACGATGGAAGCTAACCCTCAG TGGCATCCTGTCCTCACAACCCTGCATCAGGCAATTGAGAGGGAGACCTCTCGCACCTTTAACTCATTACTGTGTAACTTGTACCGTGATGGAAAGGACAGCATTGCGTGGCACAGTGATGACGAAGCCTCTTTAGGCCCTCGCCCCACCATCGCCTCCCTCAGTCTAGGGGACACGCGAGTCTTTAGCCTCCGGAAGAAGCCACCTCCA GAGGAGAAAGGGGATTACACATATACAGAGAAACTAAGGATACCACTGAGTCATGGGACACTCCTCATCATGGAGGGATGTACTCAAGAAGACTGGCAG CATCAGGTGGCGAAGGAGTACCACGACAGAGGTCCTAGGATAAACCTGACCTTCCGTACTATCTACCCAGAACATCCCTCCAAGAGAtga